A genomic stretch from Arachis stenosperma cultivar V10309 chromosome 3, arast.V10309.gnm1.PFL2, whole genome shotgun sequence includes:
- the LOC130968349 gene encoding GATA transcription factor 5-like translates to MEVVVAKALKPSLRGELIFQPPLALGDEFLCFNAVNNGAAVGEDFSVDDLLDFSEFQHGSVGKGIDVSEEEEDEEDEEKDSTSGSSSQDRTENDTNSNSSNAAVDSDSIFAGELSVPDDDLADLEWVSHFVDDSIPELSLLYPVRSEQTRARAQPEPKPGSAVTSLPHGVPVKPRTTRTRKPNGRLLWSFGNLFSPPSSPSSCSSSVLSSTAAPLVLHGEPPAKKQKRKPEEQACGLQFQRRCSHCQVQKTPQWRTGPMGPKTLCNACGVRYKSGRLFPEYRPACSPTFSGDIHSNSHRKVLEMRRRKEMSGPEPSPDRAFMLPSC, encoded by the exons ATGGAAGTTGTGGTGGCCAAAGCGTTGAAACCAAGCTTAAGGGGAGAGCTTATTTTCCAGCCACCACTTGCACTCGGCGACGAGTTTTTGTGCTTCAACGCCGTCAACAACGGCGCCGCCGTTGGCGAAGATTTCTCCGTCGACGACCTCCTTGACTTCTCCGAATTCCAACATGGTTCTGTAGGAAAAGGAATCGATGTCtccgaagaagaagaagacgaagaagacGAAGAAAAAGACAGCACCTCGGGAAGTTCCTCACAGGACCGTACAGAAAACGACACCAACTCCAATTCCTCCAACGCCGCCGTAGACTCTGACTCCATTTTCGCCGGCGAATTGTCCGTTCCG GACGATGATTTGGCGGACCTGGAATGGGTTTCTCACTTTGTGGATGATTCAATACCGGAGCTCTCTCTCTTGTACCCTGTACGTTCTGAGCAAACAAGGGCCCGGGCTCAACCTGAACCTAAACCGGGCTCAGCTGTAACTTCTCTTCCCCATGGAGTCCCTGTCAAGCCCAGGACCACGAGGACAAGGAAGCCCAACGGCCGCTTATTATGGTCCTTTGGCAACTTGTTCTCGCCTCCCTCTTCGCCGTCCTCGTGCTCCTCCTCTGTGCTTTCCTCGACGGCGGCGCCTCTCGTTTTGCATGGGGAGCCGCCGGCGAAGAAGCAGAAGAGAAAGCCCGAGGAGCAAGCCTGTGGGCTCCAGTTTCAGCGACGGTGCAGTCATTGCCAAGTTCAGAAAACGCCGCAGTGGAGAACAGGCCCTATGGGCCCCAAAACACTTTGCAACGCTTGCGGAGTCCGGTACAAGTCGGGCCGGCTTTTCCCGGAGTACAGGCCCGCATGCAGCCCGACGTTCTCAGGTGATATTCACTCAAATAGCCACCGTAAGGTGTTAGAGATGAGGCGTCGGAAGGAGATGTCTGGGCCGGAGCCCAGTCCAGACCGGGCCTTCATGCTTCCGAGCTGCTGA
- the LOC130968348 gene encoding cytochrome P450 84A1-like, whose translation MEFFLHSFQSSTNIFIFFSVLAFTVFFIFRLRRKLPYPPGPKGLPIIGNMLMMDQLTHRGLDKLAKQYGGLVHLQMGSLHIVAISTPQMAREVLQAQDSAFANRPANVAISYLTYDRADMAFANYGSFWRQMRKICVMKLFSRKRAESWASVREEVEETVRTISANVGSAMNLGELIFALTRRVTYKAAFGASLNKGEEEFMGILQEFSKLFGAFNIADFIPWLGWLHAQDFHKRLVNARKALDVFIDEIIDDHIKKRNINMENDNDADKDMVDELMDFLNEGSVGDDAVKPNNSPSILKLTRDNIKALIMDVMFGGTETVASVIEWIMAELLRSPMDLHKVQQELVDVVGLDRRFIESDLEKLTFLKCVVKEALRLHPPIPMALHESAEDSVIEGYAIPKGTRVWINAWSIGRDSSAWDEPETFNPSRFLREAAPDFKGSDFEFIPFGSGRRSCPGMQLGLYTVELTVAHLLHCFNWELPNGMKPEDLDMNDTFGLTAPRAVQLVAVPTYRLKCPLY comes from the exons ATGGAGTTTTTTTTACACTCTTTTCAGTCTTCAACcaacatttttattttcttctctgtCTTGGCTTTCactgtcttcttcatctttcGACTTCGTCGAAAGCTGCCATACCCACCAGGCCCAAAAGGGCTACCCATCATAGGAAACATGTTAATGATGGACCAACTTACCCATCGGGGCCTGGATAAGCTCGCCAAACAATATGGTGGGCTTGTTCATCTCCAAATGGGCTCCCTCCATATAGTGGCAATATCAACACCACAAATGGCCCGTGAGGTTCTCCAGGCCCAAGATAGCGCTTTCGCAAACCGGCCCGCAAATGTTGCAATTTCTTACTTGACATACGACCGGGCCGACATGGCTTTCGCAAACTACGGCTCGTTTTGGCGGCAGATGCGTAAGATCTGTGTAATGAAGCTTTTTAGTCGCAAGCGGGCCGAGTCATGGGCCTCGGTTCGtgaagaagttgaagaaacgGTTCGAACCATATCAGCGAACGTTGGTTCAGCCATGAATTTGGGTGAATTGATTTTTGCTCTAACGAGGAGGGTCACCTATAAGGCCGCGTTTGGTGCGAGTTTAAATAAGGGGGAAGAGGAATTCATGGGAATCTTACAAGAGTTTTCAAAGCTTTTTGGAGCTTTTAACATTGCAGATTTCATTCCGTGGTTGGGTTGGTTGCATGCACAAGATTTTCACAAGAGATTGGTCAATGCACGAAAAGCACTTGATGTGTTTATTGATGAGATCATTGATGATCATATCAAAAAGAGGAACATCAACATGGAGAATGATAATGATGCAGATAAAGATATGGTTGATGAGCTTATGGATTTTCTTAATGAAGGTAGTGTTGGTGATGATGCTGTGAAGCCAAACAATTCACCATCAATCCTTAAGCTTACTAGAGACAATATCAAAGCTCTTATCATG GATGTCATGTTTGGAGGAACTGAGACAGTAGCATCAGTGATTGAATGGATTATGGCGGAGCTTTTGAGAAGCCCAATGGACCTTCACAAGGTCcaacaagagcttgttgatgtTGTGGGCTTGGACCGAAGGTTTATTGAATCGGATCTCGAAAAGTTGACTTTCCTCAAGTGCGTGGTCAAAGAAGCCTTGCGTCTCCACCCTCCAATTCCAATGGCTCTTCACGAGAGCGCAGAGGACAGCGTCATTGAGGGTTACGCGATCCCAAAAGGGACACGTGTCTGGATCAACGCGTGGTCTATAGGACGCGACAGCAGCGCGTGGGATGAGCCAGAGACATTCAATCCTTCAAGATTCTTGCGAGAAGCCGCACCCGATTTCAAAGGAAGCGATTTCGAGTTCATTCCATTTGGGTCGGGCCGAAGGTCATGCCCAGGGATGCAACTTGGGCTTTATACTGTGGAGTTAACAGTGGCCCATTTGCTTCATTGCTTCAATTGGGAGTTGCCCAATGGAATGAAGCCCGAGGATCTTGATATGAATGATACTTTTGGGCTCACAGCTCCAAGAGCAGTTCAACTTGTTGCGGTACCTACATATCGTCTCAAGTGCCCTCTTTATTAA
- the LOC130967900 gene encoding uncharacterized protein LOC130967900, whose protein sequence is MESNRDEATATMGGGEGEGQARIPAPNDKANPNPNPNTNPSSPNNTTRGSKARSCKGCAYYSSVHKSKSKNPTCVGFSSTLQQVPPYVVGETELEASKEGRSLANFKYACLGYSVYLDNKDSSADSQDKTAKLPFCTGLEVVLEERSSTSPAGQVPVNAHKTEGAHRPHPQSQSQPQPQPRRYNKPPNTTAEEFLNRFRRNAILVAAGVVKNMNKVGNYVKETLDDILYRRPK, encoded by the exons ATGGAGAGTAACAGAGATGAAGCAACAGCAACAAtgggaggaggagaaggagaaggtcAAGCTCGAATCCCTGCTCCTAACGACAAAGCTAATCCGAATCCAAATCCAAACACAAACCCTAGTTCTCCTAATAACACCACTCGAGGATCCAAAGCAAGATCGTGTAAGGGATGTGCTTACTACTCTTCGGTTCACAAATCCAAATCCAAGAACCCTACTTGTGTTGGCTTCTCCAGTACGCTCCAACAAG TACCTCCATATGTTGTTGGAGAGACTGAGTTGGAAGCTTCAAAAGAGGGCCGCAGCCTTGCAAATTTCAAGTATGCTTGCCTTGGATACTCAGTCTACTTAGACAACAAGGATTCTTCTGCTGACTCACAGGACAAAACAGCGAAGTTGCCCTTTTGCACTGGGCTTGAG GTGGTGTTGGAGGAGAGGTCTTCAACTTCGCCTGCTGGCCAAGTTCCTGTAAATGCTCATAAAACTGAAG GTGCTCATCGACCTCATCCTCAATCACAATCACAACCACAACCCCAACCCCGAAGATATAATAAACCTCCAAATACCACAGCAGAAGAATTCCTTAACAG GTTTCGAAGAAATGCAATCCTAGTGGCAGCCGGTGTTGTAAAAAACATGAACAAAGTGGGTAACTACGTAAAGGAGACCTTAGATGACATCTTATATAGGCGACCCAAATGA